The Apium graveolens cultivar Ventura chromosome 6, ASM990537v1, whole genome shotgun sequence genome contains a region encoding:
- the LOC141663754 gene encoding endo-1,4-beta-xylanase 4 has protein sequence MKTQSILVLLFTWICLASSYDGPLYDFSAYTECKLQPEDPLYGGGVIGEKAFYSRRPTGDDAGVLFSPAFVLHNVTQATIYTFSVWVKIDAAESASIKAKLMIENTNDSCIGSVSAKRGCWSFLKGGFVSRSSHNSAFIYFQSSDARDIDIQVRSASLQPFTEEQWRFNQQYQINTERKRAVTIHVSDKQGGRLHGATIKVEQNSRDFPFGSAIAKSIIGNAPYQKWFVKRFNAAVFENELKWYATEAKQGQVNYTLADKMLEFIRANQITVRGHNIFWEDPRYIPNWLHNLTASDLQSAVNSRIQSLMSKYRNDFIHWDVNNENLHYDFYDKKLGPNATLDFFKTVHSSDPLATLFLNDYNVVETCSDVNSTVDNFITKINELKRGGAIMDGIGLESHFIVPNLPLMRGILDKFATLGLPIWLTEVDISNTLDHETQALYLEQVLREGFSHPSVKGIMLWTALSPKGCYQMCLTDNNFNNLPAGDVVDKLLNEWQTGAFESQTNEQGSYSFYGFLGDYKVTAQYGNRSSTSTFSLCRNDETKHYNIQL, from the exons ATGAAAACACAAAGCATATTGGTTCTCCTTTTCACATGGATTTGCTTGGCTTCTTCTTATG ATGGGCCACTCTATGATTTCTCTGCTTACACTGAG TGCAAACTGCAACCGGAGGATCCTCTTTATGGCGGTGGCGTTATCGGAGAAAAGGCTTTCTACTCTCGAAGGCCCACCGGAGACGATGCAGGCGTTTTATTTTCACCTGCATTTGTCCTGCACAATGTCACTCAAGCCACCATTTACACCTTTTCGG TTTGGGTGAAGATTGATGCTGCAGAGTCAGCATCAATAAAAGCAAAATTAATGATAGAAAATACAAATGATAGCTGTATAGGATCTGTGTCGGCAAAGCGTGGCTGTTGGTCATTTCTCAAGGGTGGATTTGTATCAAGGTCATCACATAATAGCGCTTTTATATACTTTCAG AGTTCGGATGCCCGTGACATTGATATACAAGTCAGAAGTGCTTCTTTGCAACCATTTACAGAGGAGCAATGGAGATTCAATCAGCAGTACCAGATTAACACA GAAAGGAAGCGCGCTGTGACTATTCATGTGTCAGATAAGCAAGGAGGTAGGCTGCATGGAGCAACAATTAAAGTGGAACAAAATTCAAGAGATTTTCCATTTGGATCAGCTATTGCCAAGAGCATTATTGGAAACGCACCTTATCAA AAATGGTTTGTTAAGCGATTCAATGCAGCAGTATTTGAAAATGAACTCAAATGGTACGCCACAGAGGCAAAGCAAGGACAGGTCAACTATACCTTGGCAGATAAGATGCTAGAGTTCATTAGAGCAAATCAAATCACCGTTAGAGGTCATAATATATTCTGGGAGGACCCAAGGTATATTCCTAACTGGCTCCATAATCTAACAGCTTCAGATCTTCAATCAGCGGTCAACTCAAGAATACAGAGTTTAATGAGCAAATACAGGAACGACTTCATTCACTGGGATGTCAATAATGAAAATCTTCATTATGATTTCTACGATAAAAAGCTTGGGCCTAATGCCACTTTGGATTTCTTCAAAACAGTGCATAGTTCTGATCCACTAGCAACATTGTTTTTGAATGATTATAATGTAGTTGAGACTTGCAGTGATGTTAATTCCACGGTGGACAATTTTATAACAAAGATTAATGAACTAAAGCGTGGCGGTGCAATAATGGATGGAATTGGCTTAGAGAGCCATTTTATAGTGCCAAATCTTCCACTTATGCGAGGGATATTGGACAAATTTGCAACCTTAGGCCTTCCCATTTGGCTTACGGAAGTTGATATCAGCAATACATTAGACCACGAGACTCAA GCATTATATCTAGAGCAGGTGCTAAGAGAAGGCTTTTCACATCCTTCTGTAAAAGGGATAATGCTCTGGACAGCGTTAAGTCCAAAAGGGTGTTACCAGATGTGCCTTACCGACAATAACTTTAATAATCTTCCAGCAGGCGACGTTGTAGACAAGCTGTTGAATGAATGGCAAACTGGAGCTTTTGAGAGTCAGACGAATGAGCAGGGTTCATATAGCTTCTACGGATTCTTAGGTGACTATAAGGTGACTGCTCAGTATGGCAACAGAAGTTCAACCTCAACATTCTCACTTTGTCGAAACGATGAAACGAAACATTATAACATTCAACTGTAA